GGCACGACCGGCGGCACCGCCATCGAAAAACCGATGACCAGCCTGCAAGCCGCGCTTTTTCAATGGGTTAACCCCAAGGCGTGGACCATCGCCCTCTCCATGGTGCCGGCCTTCACCACCGTCGGCGGCGACCGCATCGTGGCGGAAATCCTTGTATTGGCTGGTGTTTCCGCCATCGTCACCTTGCCGGCGCTCTGCGTCTGGGCCGGCTTCGGCGCCCTGCTCGCCCGGCTTCTCTCCACCCCGCGCCAGCAGCGCATCGTCAATTACGTCATGGCCGCGCTGGTCGCGGCGAGCGTGGTCATGCTGTTCCTCTGACGCTGCACCGCAGCATCACCTGCCCCCGCGTCATAAAACGGTGATGCGATTCAGGCTTATCTCCCCGTCATGAAGCCATCGCAAAGCCCGCTTTGGGCATGCCGGGGAGGGCTTTCGAGGTGACCGACGCACCCGAAGAGCGCCATTATCGCAGCCTGTTCCTGTCAGACGTCCATTTGGGCACCAAGGGTTGCCAAGCGGATTTGCTGCTGGACTTCCTGAAATATCACGACGCCGAGACCATCTATCTGGTCGGCGACATCGTCGATGGCTGGCGCCTGCGCTCCGGCTGGTACTGGCCGCAGGCCCATAACGACGTGGTGCAGAAGCTGCTGCGCAAGGGCCGCAAGGGCGCGCGCATGGTCTATCTGCCGGGAAACCATGACGAATTCCTGCGCGACTATTATGGCAGCCACTTCGGCGGCATTGAGGTCGTGGAGACCGCGATCCACGAGGCGGCTGACGGCAAGCGCTACCTCGTCATCCATGGCGACGTGTTTGACGTGGTGGTGCGCCACGCCAAATGGCTCGCCTTCCTCGGCGACGGCGCCTACAGTTTCGCTCTTGGGATGAACACGCATGTTAACTGGATGCGGCGCAAGCTCGGCTTCCCCTACTGGTCGCTCAGCCAGTGGGCCAAGCTCAAGGTCAAGAACGCGGTGAACTTCATCGGCCGCTTCGAGGAGGCCGTCGCCGTGGAAGCCCGCCGCCACAAGGTTGATGGCGTGATCTGCGGGCATATCCACCACGCCATCATGCACGACAACTTTGGTGTATCCTACCTGAACTGCGGCGACTGGGTGGAAAGCTGCACCGCCATCGTCGAACACATGGACGGCCGGTTTGAATTGATCGACTGGGCGCGCGAGACCCGCGCCAAGACGATCGCCCCGCTGCTTCTCGAAAGGCCGAAAGTCGCCGCCTGATGCGCATCCTGATCGCCACCGACGCCTGGACACCGCAAGTCAACGGCGTGGTGCGCTCGCTTCAGAACACCGCCCGTGAAGCGGAAGGCCTTGGCGCGCATATCGCATTTCTGACGCCCGGCGATTTCCGCACCCTGCCCATGCCGACCTACCCGGAGATCCGCCTGGCGCTGGCGACGCGCGCCATGGTGGCCCGCCGCATGGACGAGATCGGCGCCGACTTCGTCCACATCGCCACCGAAGGCCCCATCGGTCTCCTCGCCCGCCGGGTCTGCCTGTCGCGTGGCAGAACCTTCACGACGAGCTACCACACCCGTTTCCCCGAATATCTCGCCGCCCGCGCGCCAGTGCCGCAGGCGCTGTCCTATGCTTGGCTGCGCCGATTTCACAATGCCGGCGCGGGAATCATGGTCTCCACCGCGACGCTGGAGCGTGAGCTGCACGGACGCGGTTTCCACAACATAATGCGCTGGTCGCGCGGCGTTGATTCCACACAGTTTCGCCCCCGCCCGCCAGCGGAGCAGGACGCCTTTGTCGCCAGCCTGCCGCGGCCGATCTTCCTCTCCGTCGGCCGCGTGGCGGTAGAGAAAAACATAAGCGCGTTCCTGGACTTGGACCTTCCCGGATCGAAGGTAGTGGTCGGCGACGGCCCCGCGCGGGCCGAGCTTGAGGCCAAGCATCCGGACGCGCATTTCCTCGGGCTGAAGGAAGGCGAGGCGCTCGCCCGCATCTATGCGGCGGCCGATGTTTTTGTTTTCCCGAGCCTCACCGACACTTTCGGAATCGTGCTGCTGGAAGCCCTCGCCAGCGGCCTGCCGGTCGCCGCCTTCCCCGTCACCGGCCCGATGGACGTCATCGGCGAGGCCCCGAAGGACGCGCCCGCCGGCGTGCTCGACACAGATCTGCGTCGCGCCGCCGTGGCCGCCCTAGAGGTGTCGCGCGACAATGCCCGCGCCTATGCGCTGCGCTATTCCTGGCGCGCCTGCACGCAGCAATTCCTTACCAACATACAGACCGCGCAGGATCGCTTCGCCCGCCTCAAGGCCGCCGGCTGAACCTCACGCCGCCGCGAGGCAGCGGGCGAACACCGTCGCGTCCACATTGCCGCCGGAGAGCACGATCGCCGCCGTCTTGCCGGCGAGGTCCACCTTGCCCGCCAGCACCGCCGCCAGCGCCACGGCGCCGCCTGGCTCGACGACGATCTTCAGTTCCTCAAAGGCGAAGGCGACGGCACGCGCCACCTCCTCATCGGTCGCGGACACGCCCTCACCGACGATTCGCGAGGAAATCTCGAAGGTTAGCTTGCCCGGCGTCGCCGCCATCAGGGCGTCGCAAATCGAACCGCTGACGCGGTTATTGCGCTCGCGCCCCCCGGAACGGAAGGAGCGCGCGTGATCGTCAAAGCCGGCCGGCTCAGCCGTCATCACCCGCGCCTCGGGGAAACGGTCCTTCACCGCCAGCGCGATACCGGAAACCAGCCCGCCGCCGGAGGCATTGGCGATCACCACATCGGGGGCCAAGCCCTGCGCGGCGAGATCCTGCGCGATCTCCAGCCCCACCGTGCCCTGCCCGGCGATGATGTAGAAATCGTCATAGGGCGGCACGAAGACCGCCCCGCGCTCACGGGCGATGGCCCCAGCAATGGCGTCACGGTCGTCGGTCTCGCGGTCATACTCGACCACCTCGCCGCCGAAGGCGATGGTCCGCGCCTTCTTCATGGCCGGCGCGTCTTTCGGCATGACGATGACAGACGGCATCCCCATCAGCGTGGCCGCCGCCGCCACGCCCTGCGCGTGGTTGCCCGAGGAACAGGCGACGACACCGCCGACCCGCTGCTCCGCGCCAAGGCGCGAGATCCGATTATAGGCGCCCCGGAATTTGAACGAGCCGGTACGCTGGAGCGGCTCCGGCTTCAGGAACACCCGTCCGCCGGTCAGTTCGTCCAGCTTGGCCGAGCTGATCAGCGGCGTGCGCACGGCCACCGGGGCCAGGCGCTCGGCGGCGGAAAGGATGTCGTCAATGGTGGGGAGAGCGTTGGCGTGCGTCATGCGGCGAGTTTAATGCGGCGCGCCGCGCTTCGCATCCCCCTTTTACCGACAAGGCGTTGCCGCATTGCACACAGTCCGGGACAACGGCCCGGCAAATGCCGGCCACGGTTGCGCCGGATGGGCCGGGCACCCTAGATTTCCGTCTCAACGGGGGAACTGAGAGAGCATGTCCGGCCGCACACGCAGTCTCGATCGCAGCGGCATGGAAGCCGGCGCGCAGGCGATCACCGGCCAGCTCGGCCGCACCATCCAGCGCCTGCGCAAGGCCTATAACCTCTCGCTGTCGGAGCTTTCCGAGCAGTCGGGCGTCGCCAAGTCGATCATCAGCCAGATCGAGCGCAACGAGACCAACCCGACGCTGGCCACGGTCTGGCGGCTGTCTCAGGCGCTGGACGTGTCGATCGACCGTTTCATGGCCGCCACCGACGATGAACCCTTCGTCGAGCACCTGACGCGCGCTGACACGCCGATTCTGGTCTCGGAAGACGGCAAGTGCCGCCTCACCATCACCGGCTGGATCAAGACGGTGGAGTGGCTGCAATGGTTCGACTTCTTCGCCGAGCCGGGTGGCGAGCTGATCTCGGACGGTCACCAGCGCGGTTCCATCGAGTGCCTGTCGGTGCTCTCCGGCGAGTTGCAGGTGGAATGCGCGGATGTCACCGAAGTGGCGCGCGCCGGCGAGACGCTGCGCTATCGCTGCGACCGGCGGCATGTCATCCGCAACCTCGGGACGGAACCGGCCCAGGCGACCATGGTCTGCCTGCTGAAAGCCGCCGTGCTCGATTGAGCCATTGATATTGCAAAGAAAAAGGCGCCCCGCAGGGCGCCTTTTTTGTTTCCTGTCGGCCTCAGTGCGGCGTCGTCGACGCCGCCTCGCGCGCCCGCTCCCGCCGCCGCTCGCCGAAGCCCGCGATCCAGCGGCTGACGACATAGAAGGTCGGGGTGAACAGCAGGCCGAAGAAGGTCACGCCGATCATGCCAGAGAACACCGCCGTGCCGAGCGCCTGACGCAGCTCCGCGCCCGCGCCCGTCGCCCACACCAGCGGCACCACGCCCAGGATGAAGGCGAGCGAGGTCATGATGATCGGACGCAGACGCAGCTGCGCCGCATGGGTCGCAGCACTGAAGCGGTCCTCGCCCTGGTCCTCGAGCTGCTTGGCGAATTCGACGATCAGGATCGCGTTCTTCGCCGCAAGGCCGATCAGGACGATGAAGCCGACCTGACTGAGGATGTTGTTGTCCTGGCCGCGCAAGAGAATGCCCACCACCGCCGCGATCAGACACATCGGGACGATGAGGATGACCGCCAGTGGCAAGGTCAGGCTTTCATACTGCGCCGCTAGCACGAGGAAGACGAATACCACGCCGAGCGCAAAGGCGAAGATCGCCGTGTTGCCCGCGCGCACCTGCTGATAGGCCAGCGCCGTCCACTCAAAGGCGAAGCCGTCCGGCAGCGTCTCGGTGGCGATCTGCTGCATGAGCTGGATCGCCTGCCCCTGCGAGATCCCCGCCACGTCGCCGTCAAGCTCCGCCGACGGGTAGAGGTTGTAGCGCGGCACGCGGTAGGGGCCGGAAATGTCCTGCACCGTGGTGAAGGAGCCGAGCGGCACCGTCTGGCCACTGGCGTTCTTCACCCGCAATTGCAGCACGTCCTCCGGCGTCAGGCGGTAGGGCGCGTCGGCCTGCGCCTGCACCCGGTAGGTGCGGCCAAAGAGGTTGAAATCGTTGACATAGCTTGAGCCGATATAGGTCTGCAGCGTCGAGAACACATCGGCCATGTTCACGCCAAGGAGCTGCGCCTTGGTGCGGTCGATGTCGAGGAAGAGCTGCGGCGTCGAGGTCTCGAACAGCGAGTAGACCTGCCGGAGACCCGGCGTCTGGTTGGCCCGGCCCATCATCGCATAGACCGCGCCCTGAAGCGCGCCATAGCCGCGCCCGCCGCGATCCTCGATCATCATGCGGTAGCCGCCGGCATTGCCGATGCCCTGCACGGGCGGCGGCATGACGACGATCATAAAGGCTTCCTGGATCGAGGCGAGCTTGCCGAAGAGCTGGCCCTGGATCGCCGGGGCCGACTGGCCCTGATGCTGCGCGCGCTCGGCCGCCGGGCCGAGAATGACAAACATCGCGCCGGCATTGGGAGCGTTGGTGAAGGTCGCACCGGAGAAGCCGACGATGTTGACCACATGCGCCACGCCGGGCGTCGCCAGCACTTCCTTGGCGGCGCGGTTCATCACCTCATTGGTGCGCGCCAGCGAGGCGCCACCAGGCAATTGCGCCGCGACGATGAGGTAGCCGCGATCCTGCGCGGGGATGAACCCTTGCGGCGTCATCGAGAACAGCTTGAAGCCGCCGGCGAGAATGGCGACGTAAACCAGCAGGACGACGACGGCGAACCGCACCAGGCGGCCGGTGAGCCAGCCATAGCCGCTCGACAGCCCGTTGAAGCCCTTGTTGAAATAATAGAAGAACCCGGTGATCGGCCGCGCATACCAGGCCGGCTTGTGGTCCGGCCCCTTGTGCGGCTTGAGCAGCAGGGCGCAGAGGGCCGGCGACAGGGTCAGCGAGACCAGCAAGGAGATCAGCGTCGAGCCGGCGATGGTCAGCGCGAACTGGCGGTAGAACTCGCCGGAGATGCCGGTGATGAAAGCGGTCGGGATGAACACCGACGCCAGCACCAGCGAAATCGCCACCAGCGCCCCACCGACCTCGTCCATGGTCTTGTAGGCGGCGTCGCGCGGGCTGAGGCCGGTCGAGATGTTGTGCTCGACGCTTTCCACCACAACGATCGCGTCGTCGACCACGATGCCGATGGCGAGGACGAGGCCGAACAACGACAGGTTGTTCAGCGAGAAGCCGAACAGGCTCATGATGAAGAAGGTGCCGATCAGCGACACCGGAATGGCGAGGATCGGGATGATCGCCGCGCGCCAGGTCTGCAGGAAGATCACCACCACGATCACGACGAGAACGATCGCCTCGATGATGGTGTGCTCCACCGCGCGCACCGATTCCGCGATGAACTGCGTCGGGTTGTAGGCCGTGGAGTAGGTGATGCCCGAGGGGAAGCCCTTGGAGATTTCCTTGATCTCGCGCTCGATCGCCTCGCCGGTGGCGAGTGCGTTGGAGCCCGGCAGCTGGAAGATGCCGAGCGCGACCGAGGGCTTTGAATCGAAATAGGAAATCGACGAGCTGTCCTGCGCGGCAATCTCGATGCGCGCCACGTCCCGCAGGCGCACAACTGCCGTGCCGCTCTCACGCACGACGATGTTGCCGAACTCCTCCGGCGTCGAGAGACGACCGAGCGTGCGCACGGCCACCTGGAAGGCGAGCTGCTTCTCCACCGGCGGCGCGTTCAGCACGCCGGAAGCGACCTGGAGGTTCTGGGCCTGGAGGGCGGCGGTCACGTCGGTGGCGGTGAGGCTGAGCGCCTGCAACTTGCGCGGGTCAAGCCAGACCTGCATCGCATAGTCGCGCGAGCCGAACACGGTGATCGAGCCGACGCCGCGCACACGCTGGAGTTGGTCCTTGATCTGCAGATTGGCGTAGTTCGAGATGAACAGTGAGTCGCGTGAGTCGTCCGGTGAGAACAGACTGACGACCATCAGGATGTCCGGCGAGGACTTCGCGACGGTCACGCCGATCTGCTGCACCTCCTGCGGAAGACGCGGGGTCGCGGTGGCGACGCGGTTCTGCACCTGCACCTGCGCGATATCGAGATCGGTGCCGATGTCGAAAGTGACCGCGATGGAGAAGCGGCCGTCCGCCGTCGAGTTGGAGGAGATGTAGAGCATCCCCTCCACGCCGTTGATCTGCTGCTCGATGGGCGCGGCGACCG
Above is a window of Ancylobacter sp. WKF20 DNA encoding:
- a CDS encoding LysE family translocator, which gives rise to MPSADPMATTHLVPLFLFAIAGALTPGPNNMISAGSGAAFGFRRTLPQIWGVTFGFALMVMAVGFGLGALFLSIPYAHQALKVIGSVYLLFLAWKIANAGGTTGGTAIEKPMTSLQAALFQWVNPKAWTIALSMVPAFTTVGGDRIVAEILVLAGVSAIVTLPALCVWAGFGALLARLLSTPRQQRIVNYVMAALVAASVVMLFL
- a CDS encoding threonine/serine dehydratase produces the protein MTHANALPTIDDILSAAERLAPVAVRTPLISSAKLDELTGGRVFLKPEPLQRTGSFKFRGAYNRISRLGAEQRVGGVVACSSGNHAQGVAAAATLMGMPSVIVMPKDAPAMKKARTIAFGGEVVEYDRETDDRDAIAGAIARERGAVFVPPYDDFYIIAGQGTVGLEIAQDLAAQGLAPDVVIANASGGGLVSGIALAVKDRFPEARVMTAEPAGFDDHARSFRSGGRERNNRVSGSICDALMAATPGKLTFEISSRIVGEGVSATDEEVARAVAFAFEELKIVVEPGGAVALAAVLAGKVDLAGKTAAIVLSGGNVDATVFARCLAAA
- a CDS encoding UDP-2,3-diacylglucosamine diphosphatase, producing the protein MPGRAFEVTDAPEERHYRSLFLSDVHLGTKGCQADLLLDFLKYHDAETIYLVGDIVDGWRLRSGWYWPQAHNDVVQKLLRKGRKGARMVYLPGNHDEFLRDYYGSHFGGIEVVETAIHEAADGKRYLVIHGDVFDVVVRHAKWLAFLGDGAYSFALGMNTHVNWMRRKLGFPYWSLSQWAKLKVKNAVNFIGRFEEAVAVEARRHKVDGVICGHIHHAIMHDNFGVSYLNCGDWVESCTAIVEHMDGRFELIDWARETRAKTIAPLLLERPKVAA
- a CDS encoding glycosyltransferase family 1 protein, translated to MRILIATDAWTPQVNGVVRSLQNTAREAEGLGAHIAFLTPGDFRTLPMPTYPEIRLALATRAMVARRMDEIGADFVHIATEGPIGLLARRVCLSRGRTFTTSYHTRFPEYLAARAPVPQALSYAWLRRFHNAGAGIMVSTATLERELHGRGFHNIMRWSRGVDSTQFRPRPPAEQDAFVASLPRPIFLSVGRVAVEKNISAFLDLDLPGSKVVVGDGPARAELEAKHPDAHFLGLKEGEALARIYAAADVFVFPSLTDTFGIVLLEALASGLPVAAFPVTGPMDVIGEAPKDAPAGVLDTDLRRAAVAALEVSRDNARAYALRYSWRACTQQFLTNIQTAQDRFARLKAAG
- a CDS encoding multidrug efflux RND transporter permease subunit; amino-acid sequence: MRFSHFFIDRPIFASVISVVVMILGAVAYIALPVAQYPDIAPPVVNVTGQYPGASAETVADTVAAPIEQQINGVEGMLYISSNSTADGRFSIAVTFDIGTDLDIAQVQVQNRVATATPRLPQEVQQIGVTVAKSSPDILMVVSLFSPDDSRDSLFISNYANLQIKDQLQRVRGVGSITVFGSRDYAMQVWLDPRKLQALSLTATDVTAALQAQNLQVASGVLNAPPVEKQLAFQVAVRTLGRLSTPEEFGNIVVRESGTAVVRLRDVARIEIAAQDSSSISYFDSKPSVALGIFQLPGSNALATGEAIEREIKEISKGFPSGITYSTAYNPTQFIAESVRAVEHTIIEAIVLVVIVVVIFLQTWRAAIIPILAIPVSLIGTFFIMSLFGFSLNNLSLFGLVLAIGIVVDDAIVVVESVEHNISTGLSPRDAAYKTMDEVGGALVAISLVLASVFIPTAFITGISGEFYRQFALTIAGSTLISLLVSLTLSPALCALLLKPHKGPDHKPAWYARPITGFFYYFNKGFNGLSSGYGWLTGRLVRFAVVVLLVYVAILAGGFKLFSMTPQGFIPAQDRGYLIVAAQLPGGASLARTNEVMNRAAKEVLATPGVAHVVNIVGFSGATFTNAPNAGAMFVILGPAAERAQHQGQSAPAIQGQLFGKLASIQEAFMIVVMPPPVQGIGNAGGYRMMIEDRGGRGYGALQGAVYAMMGRANQTPGLRQVYSLFETSTPQLFLDIDRTKAQLLGVNMADVFSTLQTYIGSSYVNDFNLFGRTYRVQAQADAPYRLTPEDVLQLRVKNASGQTVPLGSFTTVQDISGPYRVPRYNLYPSAELDGDVAGISQGQAIQLMQQIATETLPDGFAFEWTALAYQQVRAGNTAIFAFALGVVFVFLVLAAQYESLTLPLAVILIVPMCLIAAVVGILLRGQDNNILSQVGFIVLIGLAAKNAILIVEFAKQLEDQGEDRFSAATHAAQLRLRPIIMTSLAFILGVVPLVWATGAGAELRQALGTAVFSGMIGVTFFGLLFTPTFYVVSRWIAGFGERRRERAREAASTTPH
- a CDS encoding XRE family transcriptional regulator, whose protein sequence is MSGRTRSLDRSGMEAGAQAITGQLGRTIQRLRKAYNLSLSELSEQSGVAKSIISQIERNETNPTLATVWRLSQALDVSIDRFMAATDDEPFVEHLTRADTPILVSEDGKCRLTITGWIKTVEWLQWFDFFAEPGGELISDGHQRGSIECLSVLSGELQVECADVTEVARAGETLRYRCDRRHVIRNLGTEPAQATMVCLLKAAVLD